CTTCCTGTTCTCTCCATGGGCATGAGCGACGACTTTGAATATGCCGTGATGGAAGGGAGCACCATGGTGCGAATAGGGACCGCCCTTTTCGGCAGGAGACAATATTGACCCCACGGGCAGGGAGGGAAAGAATTGGCAGACCTGTTGACCGTTCTTGATATCGAGAGGATCAATTTCAGCAAGGCCATGAGGGGCTATAATCCCGAGGAGGTCGAGGATTTCCTTGAAAAGGTAGCCGGAAGCCTGCAGGCTTACTCGGAAAGGATTAAGACCCTGGAAGTGCAGCTTTCAAGGTTTGATGAACAGATCAGGGAATACACAGAATTGAAGCAGTCCCTGCAGGAAGCCCTCGTCCTAGCGCAGAAGAGCGCCGAAGAAAGAGTGAGCAGTGCCGAAATCAAGGCCGAGGTTATCATCGCCGAGTCCGAGGCCCAGGCTCACAAGATCGTCATCAACGCAAAGGACAGGGTGGACGTCCACAAGCGGGATATCCAGAGGCTGAGGCAGGTCCGTTACCAGTTCGTGGCTGAGTTCAAGGGCCTGCTTGCCAAGTTCGGGTCCATGCTGAATTCGCTGGAGGCTCCTGCGGAGGAAGAAGAGGGCAAAGGGGAAGGAGAGAGCCATCAGTGACGGAGAGCCTGGCGAGAGACTCCCCCGTCAGGTTCCTGAAGGGGGTTGGGCCCGTACGGGCGTCTCGGCTTCTCAGGCTTGGTGTGCAAACCATCGAGGACCTCCTTTACCTTTTTCCCCGCCGTTACGAGAACAGGGGTGAGGCTGCGCCCCTGGGTTTACTCCAGGCGGGCTCCTACTCCTCGGCCGTCGCCACGGTGTTGGCCATTGAGAGGAAACCCACCAGGAGGAGAAACCTCTCCCTGGTGACGGCCCTGCTCAGTGACGGATCAAGCCTTGTCCAAGCGATCTGGTTTAACCGGAAGGGCCTTGAAAAGATA
The nucleotide sequence above comes from Thermovirga sp.. Encoded proteins:
- a CDS encoding YggS family pyridoxal phosphate-dependent enzyme, encoding LPVLSMGMSDDFEYAVMEGSTMVRIGTALFGRRQY
- a CDS encoding DivIVA domain-containing protein; amino-acid sequence: MADLLTVLDIERINFSKAMRGYNPEEVEDFLEKVAGSLQAYSERIKTLEVQLSRFDEQIREYTELKQSLQEALVLAQKSAEERVSSAEIKAEVIIAESEAQAHKIVINAKDRVDVHKRDIQRLRQVRYQFVAEFKGLLAKFGSMLNSLEAPAEEEEGKGEGESHQ